The Nocardioides campestrisoli genome includes a window with the following:
- the folP gene encoding dihydropteroate synthase, whose product MGIVNVTPDSFSDGGRWADRDSAVAHGLELVAQGADILDIGGESTRPGATRPLVAEELDRVVPVIAELAASGALVSVDTMRAEVARAAVAAGARIVNDVSGGLADPRMIPVVADSDATFVAMHWRAHAEHMDSFTTYPDGVVAGVRRELAERLAALRAAGVPDERIVVDPGLGFAKTAEHNWELLAALDELASLGLPLLVGASRKGFLGRLLADADGVPRPVDQREHAGSALAVLMAQQGVWGLRVHDVRATLDALTVWQRLEGGAR is encoded by the coding sequence ATGGGCATCGTGAACGTGACCCCGGACTCCTTCTCCGACGGCGGCCGCTGGGCCGACCGGGACTCCGCGGTCGCGCACGGGCTCGAGCTGGTCGCGCAGGGTGCCGACATCCTCGACATCGGCGGCGAGTCGACCCGTCCCGGCGCCACCCGGCCGCTGGTGGCCGAGGAGCTGGACCGGGTGGTCCCGGTGATCGCCGAGCTGGCCGCGTCCGGTGCCCTGGTCTCGGTCGACACCATGCGGGCCGAGGTCGCCCGGGCCGCGGTCGCGGCCGGCGCCCGGATCGTCAACGACGTCAGCGGCGGCCTCGCCGACCCCCGGATGATCCCGGTGGTGGCCGACTCCGACGCGACCTTCGTGGCCATGCACTGGCGGGCCCACGCCGAGCACATGGACTCCTTCACCACCTACCCCGACGGCGTGGTCGCCGGGGTGCGCCGGGAGCTCGCCGAGCGGCTGGCGGCACTGCGCGCCGCCGGTGTCCCCGACGAGCGGATCGTGGTCGACCCCGGGCTGGGGTTCGCCAAGACGGCCGAGCACAACTGGGAGCTGCTGGCCGCCCTCGACGAGCTGGCCTCCCTGGGGCTCCCGCTGCTCGTGGGCGCCTCCCGCAAGGGGTTCCTGGGCCGGCTGCTGGCGGACGCCGACGGCGTCCCCCGCCCGGTCGACCAGCGCGAGCACGCGGGGTCGGCGCTGGCGGTCCTGATGGCCCAGCAGGGGGTCTGGGGTCTGCGCGTGCACGACGTCCGTGCGACCCTCGACGCGCTGACCGTGTGGCAACGACTCGAAGGAGGGGCCCGATGA
- the folE gene encoding GTP cyclohydrolase I FolE, with product MGEDVEREGLRETPARVARAYAELTQGLRQRPEDVLSTVFDLGHDEMVLVRDIELWSMCEHHLVPFTGVAHVGYIPAESGKITGLSKLARLVDVYAKRPQVQERLTTQVADAMMGILEARGVIVVIEAEHLCMTMRGVRKAGARTITSAVRGIMHNAATRSEAMALIRSGTR from the coding sequence ATGGGGGAGGACGTCGAGCGCGAGGGGCTGCGGGAGACGCCGGCCCGGGTCGCCCGTGCGTACGCCGAGCTCACCCAGGGCCTGCGGCAGCGGCCGGAGGACGTGCTGAGCACGGTCTTCGACCTCGGGCACGACGAGATGGTGCTGGTCCGCGACATCGAGCTCTGGTCGATGTGCGAGCACCACCTGGTGCCGTTCACCGGCGTGGCGCACGTGGGCTACATCCCGGCCGAGAGCGGCAAGATCACCGGCCTGTCCAAGCTGGCCCGGCTGGTCGACGTCTACGCCAAGCGGCCCCAGGTCCAGGAGCGGCTCACCACCCAGGTGGCCGACGCGATGATGGGGATCCTCGAGGCCCGGGGCGTGATCGTGGTGATCGAGGCCGAGCACCTGTGCATGACCATGCGGGGGGTGCGCAAGGCCGGCGCCCGCACCATCACCTCGGCGGTGCGCGGCATCATGCACAACGCGGCCACCCGCAGCGAGGCGATGGCACTGATCCGGTCCGGCACCCGGTGA
- the ftsH gene encoding ATP-dependent zinc metalloprotease FtsH, with product MKRIFKGPWLWMVIAALGVLLAIQFLAPNDGYDEITTAEMNDYIAAGQVDEITFVDGDQEVRATLDKDVRDGSDKVVSFWLTGTQADIEKAVAKQYEAGDIKEYNTEVPKPSVIGSILLTLLPFVLIVLLFIFLMNQAQGGGGRGVMQFAKSKAKLISKDMPKTTFTDVAGCEEAIEELGEIKEFLAEPAKFQAVGAKIPKGVLLYGPPGTGKTLLARAVAGEAGVPFYSISGSDFVEMFVGVGASRVRDLFEQAKENAPAIVFIDEIDAVGRHRGAGMGGGHDEREQTLNQLLVEMDGFDVRGGVILIAATNRPDVLDPALLRPGRFDRQIQVDAPDLHGRHQILQVHSRGKPMAPDIDLLSVARRTPGFTGADLANVLNEAALLTARSNEKLITDENLDEAIDRVIAGPQRRTRLMSEKEKLITAYHEGGHALVAAALPGTDPVHKVTILPRGRALGYTMVLPDEDKYSTTRSEMLDKLAYMLGGRAAEEMVFHDPTTGAGNDIEKATNLARAMVTQYGMTERLGAIKLGETQGEPFLGRDMGHQRNYSEEVAAAVDEETKNLLATAHQEAFDILVENRDVLDALVLELMDKETLDKAEIARIFEALRLRPRRPAWTGSPTRTPSDIPPVEIPQAIRDRAKANGTTTDQESESNVILTPPGSEGDVHGGMPPTGSTPTPPSPGAGA from the coding sequence GTGAAGCGCATTTTCAAGGGTCCCTGGCTGTGGATGGTCATCGCCGCCCTCGGTGTCCTGCTGGCCATCCAGTTCCTCGCGCCCAACGACGGGTACGACGAGATCACCACCGCGGAGATGAACGACTACATCGCCGCAGGTCAGGTCGACGAGATCACCTTCGTCGACGGTGACCAGGAGGTCCGTGCCACGCTCGACAAGGACGTGCGCGACGGCTCCGACAAGGTCGTCTCGTTCTGGCTGACCGGCACCCAGGCCGACATCGAGAAGGCCGTCGCCAAGCAGTACGAGGCGGGTGACATCAAGGAGTACAACACCGAGGTCCCCAAGCCCAGCGTGATCGGCTCGATCCTGCTGACGCTGCTGCCCTTCGTGCTGATCGTGCTGCTGTTCATCTTCCTGATGAACCAGGCCCAGGGCGGCGGCGGCCGCGGCGTGATGCAGTTCGCCAAGTCCAAGGCGAAGCTGATCAGCAAGGACATGCCGAAGACCACCTTCACCGACGTCGCCGGCTGCGAGGAGGCGATCGAGGAGCTCGGGGAGATCAAGGAGTTCCTCGCCGAGCCCGCCAAGTTCCAGGCGGTCGGCGCCAAGATCCCCAAGGGCGTCCTGCTCTACGGCCCGCCCGGCACCGGCAAGACGCTGCTGGCCCGCGCCGTGGCCGGCGAGGCCGGGGTGCCGTTCTACTCGATCTCGGGGTCGGACTTCGTCGAGATGTTCGTCGGCGTCGGCGCCTCCCGGGTGCGCGACCTGTTCGAGCAGGCCAAGGAGAACGCCCCCGCGATCGTCTTCATCGACGAGATCGACGCCGTCGGCCGCCACCGCGGCGCCGGCATGGGCGGCGGCCACGACGAGCGCGAGCAGACCCTCAACCAGCTGCTCGTCGAGATGGACGGCTTCGACGTGCGCGGCGGGGTCATCCTGATCGCGGCCACCAACCGGCCCGACGTCCTGGACCCGGCGCTGCTGCGGCCCGGCCGCTTCGACCGGCAGATCCAGGTCGACGCCCCGGACCTGCACGGACGCCACCAGATCCTCCAGGTGCACTCGCGCGGCAAGCCGATGGCGCCCGACATCGACCTGCTCAGCGTGGCCCGCCGGACCCCCGGGTTCACCGGTGCCGACCTGGCCAACGTGCTCAACGAGGCGGCGCTGCTGACCGCCCGCTCCAACGAGAAGCTGATCACCGACGAGAACCTCGACGAGGCCATCGACCGGGTGATCGCGGGCCCGCAGCGGCGTACCCGCCTGATGAGCGAGAAGGAGAAGCTCATCACCGCCTACCACGAGGGCGGCCACGCCCTGGTCGCGGCGGCGCTGCCCGGTACCGACCCGGTGCACAAGGTGACGATCCTGCCGCGCGGGCGGGCGCTGGGCTACACGATGGTGCTGCCCGACGAGGACAAGTACTCCACCACCCGCAGCGAGATGCTGGACAAGCTGGCCTACATGCTCGGCGGCCGGGCGGCCGAGGAGATGGTCTTCCACGACCCGACCACCGGCGCCGGCAACGACATCGAGAAGGCCACCAACCTGGCCCGCGCGATGGTCACCCAGTACGGCATGACCGAGCGGCTGGGCGCGATCAAGCTCGGCGAGACCCAGGGCGAGCCGTTCCTGGGCCGCGACATGGGCCACCAGCGCAACTACTCCGAGGAGGTCGCCGCGGCGGTCGACGAGGAGACCAAGAACCTGCTGGCCACCGCCCACCAGGAGGCCTTCGACATCCTGGTCGAGAACCGCGACGTCCTGGACGCGCTGGTGCTCGAGCTGATGGACAAGGAGACGCTCGACAAGGCCGAGATCGCCAGGATCTTCGAGGCACTGCGGCTGCGGCCCCGTCGTCCCGCGTGGACGGGTAGCCCGACCCGTACGCCGTCGGACATCCCGCCGGTGGAGATCCCGCAGGCGATCCGTGACCGGGCCAAGGCCAACGGCACCACCACCGACCAGGAGTCGGAGAGCAACGTCATCCTCACGCCGCCGGGCAGTGAGGGCGACGTGCACGGAGGGATGCCACCCACCGGCTCCACGCCGACCCCGCCCAGCCCCGGGGCAGGCGCGTGA
- the hpt gene encoding hypoxanthine phosphoribosyltransferase: MEATDVENDLVNVLFTEDAIQARLKEMALQIADDYQGRDILMVGVLRGAVMVMADLARALPVHVEMDWMAISSYGAGTKSSGVVRILKDLDTDISGRDVLIVDEIIDTGLTLSWLVNSLSTRNPASIEIATLLRKPEALSMPVEPKYIGWDIPNEFVVGYGLDYQERYRNLRDIGTLAPHVYS, translated from the coding sequence ATGGAAGCCACCGATGTCGAGAACGATCTGGTCAACGTGCTCTTCACCGAGGATGCGATCCAGGCCCGCCTCAAGGAGATGGCCCTGCAGATCGCGGACGACTACCAGGGCCGCGACATCCTGATGGTCGGCGTGCTCCGTGGCGCGGTGATGGTCATGGCCGACCTGGCCCGGGCGCTGCCGGTGCACGTGGAGATGGACTGGATGGCGATCAGCTCCTACGGCGCGGGCACCAAGTCCAGCGGCGTGGTGCGGATCCTCAAGGACCTGGACACCGACATCAGCGGCCGGGACGTGCTGATCGTCGACGAGATCATCGACACCGGGCTCACGCTGAGCTGGCTGGTCAACAGCCTGAGCACCCGCAACCCGGCCTCGATCGAGATCGCCACGCTGCTGCGCAAGCCGGAGGCTCTCTCCATGCCGGTGGAGCCGAAGTACATCGGCTGGGACATCCCCAACGAGTTCGTCGTGGGGTACGGCCTGGACTACCAGGAGCGGTACCGCAACCTGCGCGACATCGGCACGCTCGCCCCGCACGTCTACTCCTGA
- the tilS gene encoding tRNA lysidine(34) synthetase TilS gives MGGPDPAVAACRVAVRRALADLRAQQPGTLVVACSGGADSLALLAACVFEARARDADPGWRVVGATVDHGLQEGSAEQAQRVLAQMEALGVDETFSARVRVNAAGQGPEAAAREARYAVLGEIAARTQAAAVLLGHTLDDQAETVLLGLGRGSGGRSIAGMRRELVRDGTRYLRPLLDVRRGATEAACRAQGLDFWVDPHNSDPRFLRARVRHDVLPVLERELGPGVTETLARTADSLRADMEALDELTDAALAAPGALEVASLAALPVALRRRVLRAAAVRAGALDGELFAAHVLALDELVTRWRGQRWVDLPGHLRALRREGRIEFEHAVGPGSARG, from the coding sequence GTGGGAGGTCCCGACCCGGCGGTCGCCGCCTGCCGCGTGGCGGTACGCCGCGCGCTGGCCGACCTGCGCGCCCAGCAGCCCGGCACCCTCGTGGTGGCCTGCAGCGGGGGAGCGGACTCCCTGGCGCTGCTGGCGGCCTGCGTCTTCGAGGCCCGCGCCCGCGACGCCGACCCCGGCTGGCGGGTGGTCGGCGCCACCGTCGACCACGGCCTGCAGGAGGGTTCCGCCGAGCAGGCCCAGCGGGTGCTGGCGCAGATGGAGGCGCTCGGGGTGGACGAGACGTTCAGCGCCCGGGTCCGGGTCAACGCCGCGGGCCAGGGGCCGGAGGCTGCGGCCCGCGAGGCCCGGTACGCCGTGCTGGGCGAGATCGCCGCCCGCACCCAGGCCGCCGCGGTGCTGCTGGGCCACACCCTCGACGACCAGGCCGAGACCGTGCTGCTCGGGCTGGGCCGGGGCAGCGGCGGCCGGTCGATCGCCGGGATGCGCCGCGAGCTGGTCCGGGACGGGACCCGCTACCTGCGCCCGCTGCTCGACGTACGGCGCGGTGCGACCGAGGCCGCCTGCCGGGCCCAGGGCCTGGACTTCTGGGTCGACCCGCACAACAGCGACCCCCGGTTCCTGCGGGCGCGGGTGCGCCACGACGTGCTGCCGGTGCTCGAGCGCGAGCTCGGGCCGGGGGTCACCGAGACCCTGGCCCGGACCGCCGACTCGCTGCGCGCCGACATGGAGGCGCTCGACGAGCTCACCGACGCCGCGCTGGCCGCTCCGGGGGCGCTGGAGGTGGCGTCGCTGGCCGCGCTGCCGGTGGCGCTGCGCCGGCGGGTGCTGCGGGCGGCCGCGGTCCGGGCCGGCGCGCTGGACGGCGAGCTCTTCGCCGCCCACGTGCTCGCCCTCGACGAGCTGGTCACCCGCTGGCGCGGACAGCGCTGGGTGGACCTGCCCGGGCATCTGCGCGCCCTGCGCCGCGAGGGCCGCATCGAGTTCGAGCACGCCGTCGGCCCGGGTTCGGCGCGGGGTTAG